AGTGCCCAATCGCCCCGCACTGTGCGTGGCTAAAGTTAGGCAAGCCAGAGGCGGCAACCCCACGCAAAGTGCAGGCATTCGAGGGCACCCATCGCCAGGCTCGGGGAAAGGTGATGCGAGTTCTGCGAACAGCGCATGCGCCCATCGGCGTGGAGGAACTGCGCGAGCGTTCCGGCCTACCCGAAGTGCGCTTCGAACCTGCCTTAACAACTCTCCTAGCTGACGGCCTCGCAGCCGCAACGCCAGGCGGAATCCAATTGCCCATAGAATGAAGCCATGAATCCAACACTCCAGATGCAACGACTTGCACGCATGGGTATTGCGATGGCTCTCGGTGCGCTCGCACTTGGGGTTCTGGGAACCCTCATGGTGTGGATGGATGGCACCGGAACGTTCAGTGGACTTGCCATCATCTTGCTGGTCCCCGGCGTGCTCCTACTGGTGAGCGCTGGTTACCTCATCTTCTGTGCACTGCGATCTGATCCGCGCACGTGGGTTCCCACCTACACCCGCGTGTCGCAGGTACTCACCTTGACGGCAATTGTCTCTGGTGTGGCCGTTATTGTGGCTGCCATCCTCATCAACGGGGACGCTTCCGCACTACAGACAGTTCTGGTGGCAATCGTTGGCCTACAAGGGCCAATCGCCACGTACATGATCAGCACGCACGTGGCGGAGATAGCTTCGAAAGAATGAGGGGCAAAGCCACCCGCGTCAACCTCTCCATCCCCCACGCGGCAACCTCTCAATACTCCAACGGCCTAATAGAGTTCCTTCAACATTCGCGTGTTTCCGAGCGTGTTCGGCTTGACCTTAGCGAGGTCCAGGAATTCGGCGACGCCGTCGTCGTGCGAACGAAGAAGCTCCTGATAGACGTCGGTTCCAACGGGAGTTCCCTCAATAACGCGGAATCCGTGACGCGTGAAGAAATCAACCTCGAAGGTCAGGCAGAAGAGCCTCTTGAGGCCCATCTCGCGCGCGCGGGCCTCAAGCCGCGTAAGAAGTTGGTGGCCCACACCCGTCCCGAGCACCTCACCCGAAACAGCCAGAGTCCGCACCTCAGCGATGTCATCCCACAAGACGTGAAGAGCGCCGCACCCCACCAGCCGATCTCCATCAGCTGCCACAGTGAACTCTTGGACGTCCTCAAAGTAACTGATGAGTTCCTTGGAAATGAGGATGCGCCGAGCAGCGTAGGGTTCTATGAGCGAAGCGAGGTTACGAACATCAGATGGTTTTGCCGGTCGAAGCTGAATGGTCACTGACCTATTCCAGCACCTGACTCAGAAGCACGCCACTGGCGTTCACTTTCTTCAAGGGTGCGCGCGGCGCATTCGTCGTCAATGATGAGATCGGTGACGGCTCCAGAGTTCAACACCCCAATAAGCGCGGGTACCTTGGCAGTACCAGCAACCACACACACGCGGCGTGGAATCTTCTTGAGTTCGTCAGGTGTTGGGCCAGAAGCGCGAGAGTTGATCTCTATGTCTGCATAACTTCCATCCGAGCGAACAAGTACGGTACAGCAATCGCCCACCACGCCGTCCTTGCGCAGCTGCAAGACTTCCTCGTTGCTCAGGTATCCGGAAGCATACACATGAGATGCCACTGGCGAGGCAAATGCGCCCACGCCGAACACTGCCACGTCGACGCTTCGCCCGACCT
The DNA window shown above is from Changpingibacter yushuensis and carries:
- a CDS encoding amino-acid N-acetyltransferase; its protein translation is MTIQLRPAKPSDVRNLASLIEPYAARRILISKELISYFEDVQEFTVAADGDRLVGCGALHVLWDDIAEVRTLAVSGEVLGTGVGHQLLTRLEARAREMGLKRLFCLTFEVDFFTRHGFRVIEGTPVGTDVYQELLRSHDDGVAEFLDLAKVKPNTLGNTRMLKELY